The genomic segment aaagccccccccaaaaaaaaaaaaagccgtggcccagagggcttcactgcagagttctaccaaactttcagagagcagttaacaccactgctactaaaggtatttcaaagcatagaaaaggatggaatactacctaactcattctatgaagccagcatatccctgataccaaaaccaggtaaagacaccacaaaaaagaaaaatacagacctatatccctcatggacatagatgcaaaaatcctcaacaaaattctagccaacagaattcaacaacatatcaaaaaataatccatcacgaccaagtgggatttataccaggtatgcaaggttagttcaatattagaaaaacaattaatgtgatccaccaaataaataaaacaaaacaaaaaaaaaaaaaccacatgatcttatccattgatgcagaaaaggcatttgacaaagtccaacacccattcatgataaaaactctcagcaaaataggaatagaaggaatattcctcaacataataaagggcatttacactgagccaacagccaacatcatcttaaatggggagagcctgaaagcatttcccttgagaacaagaaccagacaaatatgccctttatcaccactcttattcaacattgtgttggaggttctagccagagcaattaggctagacaaagaaataaagggcatccagattagtaagaaagaagtaaaattatttctgtttgcagacgacatgatcttataatcAGAAAGCtctaagaaatcctcaagaaaactactgaaagtaatagaagagttcagcagagtttcaggttacaagataaacatacaaaaatcagttggtttcctctacaccaacaaaaagaacatcgaagtggaaatcaccaaatcaataccattcacagtagtccccaagaagatagaacacttaggaataaatctaaccaaagatgtaaaagatctatgcaaataaaactacaaggtactactgcaagaaactaaaagtgacttacgtaagtggaaaaacataccttgctggtggataggaagacttaacatagtaaaaatgtctattctaccaaaagccacctatatatacaatgcacttctgatccaaattacaacaacattttttaatcttatggggaaacaaatcactagcttcatatggaagagtaagaagccccagataagtaaagcattacggaaaaagaagaagaaaatggtagacctcactctacctgattttagaacatattatagagccacagtagtcaaaacagcctggtactggtacaacagcacatagaccaatggaacagaattgagaacccaggtataaatccatccacatatgagcagctgatatttgacaaaggcccagtgtctgttaattgaggaaaagatagtctttttaacaaacggtgctggcataactggatatctatctggaaaaaaatgaaaccggatccatacctcacatcatgcacaaaaactaaaggatcaaagacctaaacataaagtctaaaacgataaagatcatggaagaaaaaatagggacaaccttaggagccctaatacaaggcataaacagaatacaaaacattactaaaaatgaagaagaggaccaaataactgggagctcctaaaaatcaaacacctatgcttatctaaataatttaccaaaagagtaaaaagaccacctgtagattgggaaaaaattctcagctctgacatctccaaccagcacctgatctctcaaatctatatgattcagctaaaactcaaccacaaaaatcaaacaacccaattaaaaattgggcaaagggtatgaacacacacttcactaaagaagatattcaggcggctaacagatatatgagaaaatgttctcgatcactttagagaaatgcaaattaaaactacagtgagattccatctcactccaaaaaggctggcattaatccaaaaaacacaaaataataaatgttggagaggctgtggagagattggaactcttatacactgctggtgggaatgtaaaatggtacaaccactttggaaatctatctggcgtttccttaaaaagctagaaatagaataccatacgacccagaaatcccactcctcagaatatatcctagagaaataagagcctttataagaacagatatatgcatacccatgtgtattgcagcactatttacaatagcaaaaagatggaagcacccAAGGTGCCAtcactggatgaatggataaataaattatggtatattcacacaatggaatactacgcaacaataaagaacagtgacgaatctgtgaaacatttcataacaaagaggaacctggaaggcattgtgctgagtgaaattagtcagaggcaaaaggacaaatattgtataaaaccactattataagatcttaagaaatagtttaaactgagaagaacacattcttttgtggttacaagagtggggagggattgaaggtgggagagggttatttactgattagatagtagataagaactaatttaagtgaagggaaggacaacactcaatacagggaggccagcacaactggactggaccaaaagcaaagaagtttcctgaataaactgaacacttcgaaggtcagcagagcaggggtgggggtttgggaactatagcttcaggggacatctaagtgaattggcaaaataaattctattaagaaaacattctgcatcccactttgaagagtggcatctggagtcataaacgctagcaagtctccatctaagatgcatcaatgagtctcaacccacctggatcaaaggagaatgaagaacaccaaggtcacaaggtaattatgagcccaagagacagaaagggctacatgaactagagactacatcatcctgagaccagaagaactagatggtgcccagccacaaccgatgactgccctgacagggagcacaacagagaacccctgagggagcaggagaacagtgggatgcagaccgcaaattctcataaaaagactagacttaatgatttgactaagactagaagaatcccggaggttgtggtccccaaaccttctgttggcccaggacaggaaccactccctatgccaactcatcagacatggattggactggacaatgggttggagagagatgctgatgaggcatgagctacttgcttcaggcggacacttgagactgtgttgccatctcctgtctggaggggagatgtgagagtagagggggttagaaactgtcaaaatggtcaagaaaggagagactggaaggagggagcaggctgactcattaagggtagagtaagtgggagtatgtagtaaggtatatataagttcacacgtgagagactgacttgatttgtaaactgtcacttaaagcacaataaaaattatttaaaaaaacttctGATTACTGAAATAGTGTGTATTAGTGGCAGAGAAATTAAccaaaaaaagtagaagaaaagattgatttttttttttacgtataaaatgacatattaacagaaaaaaaattaaattggtatttcaaataattAATAATCTATGCTGGCAGAATATTTTACTGATTTGTAGAAAATAGTTTTAGATAGTctctcaccacacacacaaaaaaatctagGTGGGTTGAagacaggattattttaaaagttgtttacaaaacaaaaaaagattaaaatgtatAAAGTCAATGAAAGGAAATGGAATTGTCAAAGtatatgtaaatgaagaaatcaaaaagtaaaatatttttaagtataaCATCTGTATGTAAAAACAATCATAATTACAATATGAAAAACATGTACGGTAAACATTTGTAGCAAATATCAAACAAAATTGgtacatatatttaatataaaaagtTCATCAAAATTCATCAGTGAAATTCTGACTCCAATAGACTGAGAATTCAAAAATACAAATCATTTACAAAGTTTTCTGGGGTCAATTCTACATCCCACATGTTGCTCAAAAAAGAGAGGgcacaaaaataattaattttccaCCCTCAGGTAACTTAAAAATCAGTGAATATAAATAGACAATTAATTAGAATTTTTATCTCGTTGCTTGATATAACTATGCACATttgaaaaaggcaaaagtggagGATTTAGTTATGCTAACTCAGACCAACCAAATGTTTGCTATTATTTGAGGAACAATCTTATGCTTAGGAAGGGTTGAGatggtatatataaaaaaaatagccatgTAATAATACTGGAGATAAACACCAGGATACAAAGCCATGCATGCAGTGTGCTTTACCAGTGAAATGGACCGAATCCTGCATTGcattaagccaaaaccaaacccactgctgctgagtccatttggaatcatagcgaccctacaggacagagtagaactgccccatagagtttccaaagagcacctggtggattcgaactgcagacctctcgcttagcagctgtagcacttaaccactacaccaccagggtttctcattgCATTAGATCatcataaaacaagactaaataagAGAGGCAGGGACCACTAGTGCCTTTGACCACAAGTTTCCTACAATCACAGGGGCAAATAATATTTTAAGCCTGattcaaaagaaaaatgttcACAAAGATGTAATGAATGAGGCCTCTATCAAATAAAACAATCTGTTCCGATCTCTTTCTTACCTAATAATCTGCATTCCCCTAGGAAGAGATGTGAGGATGGAAACATCATGAATGGTCAGTATCATTACTGAAATGAAATCTTGCAAAGTAATCCATTGTCGACTTCTGGAGTGTGTACTTGAAGCTCATTGATTATGGATTTTGCTAATTTTCCGTGAGAATGGCAGGGTCTAggtccttttggaaaccctgggtggcgtagtggttaacagctacagctgctaaccaaaaggtaggcagtttgattcaacaagtcactccttggaaaccctatgaggcaactctactctgtcctacagggttgctatgagttaaaatcaactagagagcaatgggtttgtttgtttgtttgcctttAGGACCTTTTAGAAGACCATGAAACACTATGAGCAAGAAGGAGATGGGATTTTGAAAAATAGCAAAGCCTTCAAGAAGTGTTTTAAACGACTTTAGAAGACGAATTCATCATCTTTATGCAAATATAACACCAAAGCTGCTCCATTTGAGGAGATAAGATGATTTCCCATTTGGGAAAATAAGATTCAATTTTCTGCCTGTCTGCCTTGCTCATTCacattctttttgtatgtttagcttccttatcgacggcagtgggtttagtgggtggAGCCTCTTTATAATTAATTCAGATTTCTGAAGCATTCTTATAAACTTTAGCATGCTAACCAGTATAAGCAAGCACTATATTTAAAACATCTTGCAGACataaaaatgaatacataaatttCTAAGTAATATGTTCTATCTCTTTTTGGGGTGGAAGGAACAATTTGTATGCTATATCTCAAAATATATTATTCTGAAATTGACAATGAGCACTACTAATTGTGAAAAAAAGGTTTAGATTTATTTAAGAGACATGGGAGAACCTTCCATCAACTAAAATAGATTTCTGGCATTAGATTTAGCGTAAGTCATCACACAGAATGTAAATCCATAGACTCAACAGAACTATTCTACATAAAAAAAGTATGCATATTTtcttaagaaataaaaatcttaaaaatatattttcaacaaaattaatCCTTGGAGGTATCCTAATAAATGTTTTCCATCATGCACAATCATGATGACTTGAGGAAATATTTACTACAATTAAATAATTACACACATCTTCCctggaattgactagatagcagtggatttcagttttttcttttgttttcctggaAGGGGAAACCTTTATTCAAAGTAGATGATGCATTTGCCTgttgcctcattttctttttctgatccAAAGCttcttcatggcatttttcaTCTCTGAATTTCTCAAAGTATAGATTAAGGGATTAAACATAGGTGTGAAAACAGTGCAAAATACGGTCGAGAATTTATCAATGGGTAAGGTGGAAGAAGGTTTCACATACAGAAAAACACAACGGACAAAGAAGAGGACCACCACGGTGATGTGGGAGCCACAAGTGGATAAAGCTTTGCGCCTCCCTTCCTGTCTAAGATTCTTCAGGGAGTGCATAATGACTCCATAGGAGATGAATAACAGCATAAAGATGACCACACATATTACCCCATCATTGGCAATCACAGTGAGACCAATGACGTAGGTGTCAGTGCAGGCAAGCTTTAATAATGGATACATGTCACAGCAAAAGTGGTCAATAacattgggaccacagaaggGAAGATTGTAAACAAAGAGATGGTGAGCtataccatgcacaaaacctcCGACCCAggtcaccagcagcagcagaacacgCACCTGTTGGTTCATGATCATCGTATAATGCAGGGGTCTACAGATAGCCAAgtagcgatcataggccatgacCACTAGAAGTAAAATCTCAGAACCACCAAATAAGTGTTCTGCAAAAAGCTGGGTCAGGCAAGCTTGGAAAGAGATGGTTTTCTTCTCATAGAGTAAGTCTATAATCATATTTGGGGTAACTGTAGTAGAATAAACAGCATCCACAAATGATAAGTagccaagaaagaagtacataaGAGCATCCAGTGTTGGGCTGACCACCACAGTCAGGACAATGAGGAGGTTGCCCACCATTGTCACAATGTAAATGAGCAAGAACACAACAAATAATACCTTCTGACCCTGGAGACTCTGAGTGAGCCCCAAGAGGACAAACTCAGTCACATTTTTCCATTGTTCCATACGGTCTTCTGTGTGCCCTTATTTTAGATGTCAGGACAAATTTACCTGTAAATGTAATCACAATTAGTGACTTTAAGAAATCTCCAGAtaaattgtttattcattcaacaaataggcATTATGATTTATTATGTTTCAGCACTGTACAATCTTTTAGGAATATAAGGCTGATTAAAATATGGTCCATAACCTCAGTGATCTTATCAAATAACAAAGATAAATAAGTATTTAGAAACATATGGGAAAAGAGCAGATTATGAAATAAATAGGTTTAACACACTAACTTGCCACATCTGGTAGAAAATAAAATTGGGTATATATACTCAATACTGTTTataaaaatagaatgtagaatccggcgccaagatggcagactaggtggacgctaccgcggatccctcttgcaacaaagactcggaaaaacaagggaatcgatcacatacataacaatctacgaactctgaacaacaagcacagacttagagacggaaaatgaacaaatacgggcagacagcgactgttttcagaaccaggagccagcgcaccaggcaggtgaccttcggagcccgatctggggcagagctcagcggggcagatggcacagaaagggggcccaccccttccccctgaacccatcccgggaggaagtttagcaggttggcgcgggcggcgtagaggcgcagccggagggagaagcacccgggaggcagtgactgatctgggaggggggagaacagcgtcccagctggggtgccgtcccgccaggagttaggcgagaagccaaCGGGGCACGAgcggggggggtcaactatatttccctaaagtgaccccagggcggggcccacacggtcgtgcgggaggacgcacacccagtccgcgcgtgtggcgcggcacacaagagggagaaatccccggaagtgtctggcctcaaagcagggaaagcagcatcccagatggggagccattccgctgggatctgggcgcgtGCGCGCGCTCAGAGGGGGCacgagcgcggggtccatttttattaccctgaattgacccagggggcgggaccacctggtcgtgcgagtgacgccctcccagtttgtgcgagaggtgtggcacaccggaaggagaagtcctcgggaggaagtgattggtcccgaagcgcggaaagtagcgtcccacacggggtgccgtcctgctgggacTTGGGCATGCGCAGGAGCGGGGCGTAAGCgcagggtccatttttattaccctgaattgacccagggggcgggcccacctggccgtgcaggtgacgccaacccagtttgcacgagaggtgtggcgctcctgaaggagaagtccccgggaggaagtgactggttccggaacggggaaagaagcgtctcaacccggaagtcatcccgctgggatttgggcgcacgCACGGGCGGGGCATGAccgcgggacccaattataatcgcctgaatagaccctgggggcgggcccacccgttcgtgcgggaaatgcccacccagtgcccacgagcggtgccgcgcaccgaaggaagtccccaggaggaagtgactggtttccgagcaaggaaagcagtgtcctagccagggacctgtccagcccggattttggcgaacgggggcggagcgtgaacatGGTGTTCagttctatattctgtggtgctacactcctagctctcagatccctcccccaccctccccaggcgaccccattaacatccgaatacccggagccagagagagaattcagatagggatgtgactgcatttttttttagccgactacttggaaaatctagtttcccagtgatggctcggagacagcagtccatatcaaaccacataaagaaacagaccatgacagcttctccaaccccccaaacaaaagaatcaaaatccttcccaaatgaagatacaatcctggaattatcagatacagaatataaaaaaataatttacagaatgcttaaagatatcacaaatgaaattaggataaatgcagaaaaagccaaggaacacactgataaaactgttgaagaactcaaaaagattattcaagaacatagtggaaaaattaacaagttgcaagaatccatagagagacagcattcagaaatccaaaagattaacaataaaattacagaattagacaacgcaatagaaagtcagaggagcagactcgagcaattagaatgtagactgggacttctggaggaccagggaaacaacaccaacatagctgaaaaaaaatcagataaaagaattaaaaaaaatgaagaaaccctaagaatcatgtggggctctatcaagaaggataacctgcgagtgattggagtcccagaacagggaggggggacagaaaacacagagaaaatagttgaagaactcctgacagaaaacttccctgacatcatgaaagacgaaaggatatctatgcaagatgctcatcgaaccccatttaagattgatccaaaaagaaaaacaccaagacatatcatcatcaaacttgccaaaaccaaagacaaacagaaaattttaaaagcagccagggagaaaagaaaggtttccttcaagggagactcaataagaataagttcagactactcagcagaaaccatgcagacaagaagggaatgggacgacatatacagagcactgaacgagaaaaactgccagccaaggatcatatatccagtaaaactctctctgaaatatgaaggagaaattaagatatttacagataaacacaagtttagagaatttgcaaaaactaaaccaagactgcaagaaatgctaaaggagattatTTGGCccgatgaccaataatatcaggtaccagcacaatacaaggtcacaaaacagaacgtcctgatgtcaacgcaactcaaacagggaaagcacaaaaacaaacaaattaagactaattctaataaataaataaataaacaaaataatacacacaacaggaaatcatggaaatcaatagataaacgatcaaaataatcaaaaagagggactaaatataggaggcattgaactgccagatggagagtgatacaaggcgaaatagaaggatacaagttagggttttacttagaaaaataggggtaaataaaaaggtaaccacaaaaaggaatatcaatcccataactcaagaaaaaagccaagaaaaacataacgactcaataaacacaaagttaaacattatgaaaatgaggatctcacaagctactaagaaaaacgtcttagcacaaaaaagcatgtggaaaaatgaaatggccaacaacacacatgaaaaggcatcaaaatgacagcactaaaaacttacttatctataattacgctgaatgtaaatggactaaatgcaccaataaagagacagagagtcacggactggataaaaaaacacgatccatctatatgctgcctacaagagacacaccttagacttagagacacaaacaaactaaaactcaaaggatggaaaaaaatatatcaagcaaacaataagcaaaaaagaagaggagtagcaatattaatttctgacaaaatagactttagacttaaatccgccacaaaggataaagaaggacactatataatgataaaagggacaattgatcaggaagacataaccatattaaatatttatgcacctaatgacagggctgcaagatacataaatcaaattttaacagaattgaaaagtgagatagacaccttcacatatatagtaggagacttcaacacaccactttcggagaaggaaaggacatccagtaagaagctcaatagagacatggaagacctaattacaacaatcaaccaacttgacctcattgacttatacagaactttccatccaactgctgcaaaatatacttttttttctagcgcacatggaacattctctagaatagaccacatattagggcataaagcaaatctttccagaatccaaaacatcgaaatattacaaagcatcttctcagaccacaaggcaatgaagctagaaatcaataacagaaaaactagggaaaagaaatcaaatacttggaaaatgaacaataccctcctgaaaaaagactgggttatagaagacatcaaggagggaataaggaaattcttagaaagcaacgagaatgaaaatacttcctatcaaaacctctgggacacagcaaaggcagtgctcagaggccaatttgtatcgataaatgcacccatacgaaaagaagaaagagccaaaatcggagaactgtccctacaacttgaacaaatagaaagtgagcaacaaaagaatccatcaggcaccagaagaaaacaaataataaaaattagagctgaactaaatgaattagagaacagaaaaacaattgaaagaattaacaaagccaaaagctggttctttgaaaaaattaacaaaattgataaaccattggctagactgactaaagaaaaacaggaaaggaaacaaataacccgaataagaaacgagaaggaccacatcacaacagaaccaaatgaaatcaaaagaatcatatcagattactacataaaattgtactctaacaaatttgaaaacctagaagaaatggataaattcttggaacaatactacttacctaaactaacacattcagaagtagaacaactaaatagacccataacaaaaaaagagattgaaacggtaatcaaaaaactcccaacaaaaaaaagtcctggcccagatggcttcactgcagagttctaccaaaccttcagagaagacttaacaccattactattgaaggtatttcaaagtatagaaaaagacggaatactacccaactcattctatgaagctaccatctccctgataccaaatcaggtaaagatattacaaaaaaagaaaattttagacctatatccctcatgaacatagatgcaaaaatcctcaacaaaattctagccaataggatccaacaacacatcaaaaaaataatacaccctgatcaagtgggatttataccaggtatgcaaggctggtttaatatcagagaaaccattaatgtaatccatcacataaataaaacaaaagataaaaaccacatgatcttatcaatagatgcagaaaaggcatttgacaaagttcaacacccatttatgataaaaactctaaccaaaataggaattgaaggaaaattcctcaacataataaagggcatatatgcaaagccaatggctaatatcactctaaatggagagaacctgaaagcatttcccttgagaacgggaaccagacaaggataccctttatcaccgctcttattcaacatcgtacttgaagtcctagccagggcaattaggctagacaaagaaataaagggtatccagattggtaaggaggaagtaaacttatcactatttgcagatgacatgatcgtatacatggaaaaccctaagaaatcctccagaaaactactgaaactaatagaagggtttggaagagtctcaggatataaaataaacatacaaaaatcacttggattcctctacatcaacaaaaagaacattgaagaggaaataaccaaatcaataccattcacagtagcccccaagaagataaaatacttaggaataaatcttaccaaggatgtaaaagacctatacaaagaaaactataaaactctgccacaagaaattcaaaaggacacacttaagtggaaaaacataccctgctcatggataggaagacttaacatagtaaaaatgtctattctaccaaaagccatttatacatataacgcacttccaatccaaataccaatgtcatactttaagggaatagagaaacaaatcactaatttcatatggaaaggaaagaacccctggataagcaaaacattactgaaaaagaagaagaaagtgggaggcctcaccctacctgatttcagaacctattatatagctacagtagtcaaaacagcc from the Loxodonta africana isolate mLoxAfr1 chromosome 7, mLoxAfr1.hap2, whole genome shotgun sequence genome contains:
- the LOC135232081 gene encoding olfactory receptor 4A47-like, producing MEQWKNVTEFVLLGLTQSLQGQKVLFVVFLLIYIVTMVGNLLIVLTVVVSPTLDALMYFFLGYLSFVDAVYSTTVTPNMIIDLLYEKKTISFQACLTQLFAEHLFGGSEILLLVVMAYDRYLAICRPLHYTMIMNQQVRVLLLLVTWVGGFVHGIAHHLFVYNLPFCGPNVIDHFCCDMYPLLKLACTDTYVIGLTVIANDGVICVVIFMLLFISYGVIMHSLKNLRQEGRRKALSTCGSHITVVVLFFVRCVFLYVKPSSTLPIDKFSTVFCTVFTPMFNPLIYTLRNSEMKNAMKKLWIRKRK